A window of Cyprinus carpio isolate SPL01 chromosome A6, ASM1834038v1, whole genome shotgun sequence genomic DNA:
CATAATACAATGACATAATGATAATTTTAGGgatgataaatattaattttcaggTTATCGAGAGAACAATTATGCATACATATAACAGATTACCATTCATAGTTGATAGCAGATAACCttatttttagtgtttctgtATTTTCATCACATACAGTGTCTGTATTTTTTTCCaatatagaccttagtcagggtaaaCACcataacacagaaaaaaaaacagtcctctGAGGgatagatatatctatatttttaagCAACAAGAAAGGTTGGGCCACATGACTTCCACACACACCATCTTGACCTTTAACAACTGTTTGTGTTAAAACATCGGTGACTATTAGGAAATATCTGACTGCTGAATGCCACGATTGACTAATCTGAATTATGTCATGTGTATAATATGTGACTTGATTCTTCTGCATGAACAGAGCCTCCTGAGTTCGAGATTGAACCTCAAAGCCAATTGGTGACGATTGGAGCTGATGTGGTGATCAAGTGTGTTGTGAAAGCAAATCCTCAACCTAGTGTTGTATGGAGGGTCAACGGCCGACTGCTGAAAGGTAAACATTCCTAATTCCTGTTTCaaataactgaaaaattattttgattacaCTGATTTCAAATTATTGTGCCAACTGACTTCAAAAATGGCTTTCTAAATGGCCtattaaataatgtcataatgtttgttaatgaaaattaaaattaggtGTCACCAGTTTGTCTGTGCGTGTAAATGGgtgcaattacatttaattaatgataatgataggatggtcattttacagtaaatttttttttaaaaaggtgtgtGATTAGGGGCACAGTGTGGTATAATATTTaatccatattttttatttttttatttcagaggtCCCAACATCCAATAGGAAGGTCTTAAAAGATGGCACCATTTCCATCCACAATGCAAAGCCCGAAAACAGTGCTGTTTACCAGTGTGAGGCCACAAACAGACACGGAACCATCCTAGTAAATGCCAACATCATGATCATGAGTAAGTAAACTGTACACGGCTGTAACGGATTTGCATTCGTTCCTAAATGAAatatgctgaagaaaaaaaaaaaaaaaagatatatatatcagctttaatagaaatgttcaaataccaaaaacaatcaaatgccgattttaaagacaaaaataattattcaaaatgtataatttaacaattttataatttaagtaGAGGACAATGTGGTAATCATGATTAGGCATAAAATGTCTTCAGAATCATCCATGCATGTGAAAATAAGCTGAGAAGAGAAGAAATAGTTGTAACCTGGCTCACAAGAAGATAGGAATCATGTCTTTGTAGCagtttttctggtgattaaggGATAATACAAGACTCCTAACGAATGTttgtcaaaagcaaaaatgctacaaaatgcacatattttgtgagaaagtgtaaCATGCTTGAGCATATTTcccaaaattagtaagaaacacTATTGGATTTCATTAGCAAATATGATACAGGGCGGTGTCTCCACCTTTCTTATGGGATACTTTTGGTTTCATTAACTCTTCTGTCAGTTCTGATCTCCAGACACACTCTCCCTCAGGCGGCCAGATGCTTTTAAGTATGAAAATTTTTGCCTTCCTCCATTCATATTCAGTTGCTAGAACCAAAGCATGTTTCATTTTGGAGATATAATAAGCTGCCAAGAATCctcaccttcaaaaaaaaaaaaaaaaaaaaaaaaaaaaaaaaaaaaaaaaaaaaatatatatatatatatatatatatatatatatatatatatatatttatataaacgcaaaaatgaaattaataaagaatCAGAAAAAACATATCTCAACTCTCTGTCCGTAACCCTGCAAACCCGCTTACCTCCCCTGATATAGCAGGAATCTGCTTTTCCAAGgacaaggacttttttttttactaaactgaTAACAACGTGCATCACAAGACAAGAGATAAAGAGACTAATCCAATcgtgttttgtcatgtttaatgGTGCAATGCTGATAACTCTCTCCCCAGACATCCAGCCCCTGATCTTAACAGAAAACAATCTGCAGTATATGGCAGTGGAGGGGAAAGGTGTGGTCATGCACTGTAAGGTCTTCAGCTCACCAACATCCAGTATTACATGGTGAGTAGAGCCTGCTGTAATGGATGTATTTGCAcaggccagcagagggcagcatgGCTCTATAAGTGTTAGTGTTGTAGCGATAGAATGTCTTTTGTGTGGTTTCACGCTGGTGAAGCAGTTTACTCAAGGGTGGGCCCTCAGGCTGTGTTCAGCACTGTGATAATGGGGTAAACTACTCATGTGGATCTGTAAGTATGCGACTGTTATAAGTTAAGTTAATGCAGACTGCAGAAGCGTTGACTGTGGTGGCACATACTGTAAGAGAAAGCAAACAGAACATTTTATTGAATTCATAAAATCTACACCATCATTCagaaatttggggttggtaagattttttaatgtttgtaaaagaagtctcttatgctaatcaaggctggatttatttgataaaacaatattgtgaaatattattacaattaaaataatttttctattgtaatttattcttgaaTGTTCAGCAGATTTGAtattgtggaaaccatttttgttttcagtccaaaataacagcatttatttaaaatagaaataatttgtaaccttataaatatctttactgtcacttttgatcaatttaaagtgtccttgctgagaaaaaaaagttgaattatttatttaaaatcttactgaccttaaacgTTTGAATGGCagtatttctaaaaataaaattaatgttttaatttaaaaattctgtGCCTTACACACTAAGCAgattaaatctattaaattatgtaagttttttttttttatcctgtgatttatattttattaaaaagtagcAAAAATCTATTTGGATTATAGTGGTTTACAGGATTTtaggtagtgtttttttttttgtttttttttgtgatttcttaGTTCTGTTAGTTCTTAGTTGTTAGTTTAGTTCTGAAAATGACCCAGTTGGTTTATGGTTGCACAGGAGTAAAACTGACAGTGCCAATTCAGTGGAAGGAGAAAGATTTTCTGTTTATAAGAATGGTTCACTGGAGATCCACAACGTGATGAAAGAGGACATGGGGGAGTATTCTTGTTTTGCTCAAAATACGGAGGGCAAAGTTGCCATTGCTGCAACACTTGAAGTCAAAGGTAAGCGAAACAGATACTCTTTTGTAAATCAGTCAATTTCAAGGGGTTTACTAgattcagtaaaatcaatctattTAGTTAATCCATATAATCCAAAATGACTGTTTTCCTTGTCAGATCCCACCAGAATAGTTGATCCTCCACACGATTTGCGGGTTTTGGTCGGAACTACTATCCAGTTTTCATGCCAGGCAGAGTTTGATCCCTCCTTTGGTGATGACTTTGAGATCCTCTGGGAAAAAGATGGCATGGCCCTCAACGGCAGCGAGAACACGCGGTGAGATACAACAGGATGTCATTCTTCTACAGTAGTGAATGTCAGAGCTGTCTAATCAGTGTCTTGGCTGGTGTCTGTAGATATATCCTGGATGATGGAGTGCTTGAAATCATTAACGTGAGCTTTGGAGACCAGGGCTTTTATGTCTGTGTGGCCAGAACACCAGTCGACCAGGACATGGCGGTTGCACAGCTTTCAGTTGTGGGTGAGTTATGTACTTTTGGTCTTTAAGGTTGAGGAAAGTAAAGATAGACAGATGTTTTGAGGGCTGAATTGGGTTCAGCGCACGACACAGGTGGGATTTGGCTACCTGCTGCTCCACAGCTGGAATTATACACTTAACAAGACAGCACCACATAGTATTTGTACAAATAAACTAGCTGGAGACATGACCTGGCAGGTAGTGCATGAGCTCTGACATGTTTGAAACCAGCTGGAGTCATTTCCCAGACCCAACCTCCCTCTTCTCCCTGTATTTTCTTCATTTCTCCTACTGTCTccaaaatatctataaaatggcagcaaaaacaaaaaaacaacaatatcatGCAACGAATCTGACTGAACTCGAGATACTTTATCGACTGACAGGCCTAAATAAAGTTTGTTGTTTCCTTAGATGTTCCTGATCCACCAGAGGATGTGGTTCTTTCCGAACATAATGGCAGAAGTGTGAAACTGCAGTGGATTCCAGGAGATGACCATAACAGCTCCATTACTAGTAATATAGTCTTAACACCCATATTCTTCATATACTGTATTACTAAACTTGGATGCAATGGGTACAGATTATAGACTAGGACTTGCACAGCCTCTTGGTTTTACTTGTCGACTTGTCATCCAGAAAAGTATTTAGTTTGTTTGGTCAATTTTTACCTTATATAAATGACTCGACATATGCtaattacactaccgttcaaaactttggggttgatagtatttttatgttaatgaagtctcttatgctcaccaaggatgcatttatttgatcaaaaaatactgtaaaaacaatactatagtggaatattattattattatattattacaatttaaaataagtcttttctattttaacatattttaaagagcaatttattcctatgaggcaaagctaaattttcagcatcattactcaagtctttagtgtcacatgatctattagaaatcattcttatatgcttatttgattctcaagaaacatgttttctaatttcattgttgaaaacatttgtgttgcttaatatttttgtgcaaaatgtgattttttttttcagaccccaaactttttgaacagtagtgtaaaatgtaactaaaattgtATGTAAATTTAAGGCATTTATGGACAGATTAATTTTGCTCATGCACTGTAAAAGAGCAGAAGTTTTAATGCTTTACTCTAAGGTCTGTTTTCTACCTGATCTAACCTTTAACAACAATTTTCATTGGTGTAACCTAATGTAGTCAGTTTGAGTCAGTCAATTTAAAGAATATTTCCAGAGTAAAGCcactttattaaaatgttgtctGTGTTGACTCCAGTTCTAATTTTAAACTTTGTGCAGAGTTTGTTATAGAGTTTGAGGAAAGCCAACATGAGCCGGGCAGCTGGAGGGAGATGATGAGAGTACCAGGAAACCATCACTTTGCTCTGCTGAATCTTCATGGACACGTAGACTACCGATTTAGAGTCTCTGCCACCAATGAGGTGGGAAGAGGTCGGCCAAGCCAGGCCACTGAAAGATACAAAACTCCAGCATCAGGTATCTATGAGCTCTCCTACTGTTTCTCATAAACACTTCACATTTACATATAGCAGTGAGGCCGCAACTTCATCACCTACTtaactttaaaacattcaaacttgTGAGATAATTGATTTTGTCGTTTAAGCTCCAGTCTATAAAGTGCATATTTCACAGGCTATTTTTCATTCTTCCACTAACAATTTCATCTCCAACAAAATCCATATTTCTGCTCTTTCCAAAGCACCTGACAAGAACCCAGAAAATATCAAGATTGAAGGTCATTTGCCACATGAAATGGATCTCAACTGGGAGGTATGATGCTAACCGTTTAGTTCTAGTAGTCTTTAGGAATATCTAAAGTTCAAAGCACTGGAAGGGCTGCACAGATAAAGTAGGGCTCTCAAATACAGAATTTCATTTAGCTCTCAGAGGGGGAGTGCAAACTAACAGTGTCAGTTGTTAGGTTCCAAATATCGATAAGCCTATTTCCCGAGATACCAGTTTTTGCATAGCAAAACATGGCTATCTTTATTGCCATGCTGTTGGGAAAGTTACAAAGTTCTGCTGAAATGGATCTTTCTGGACACAGGTTCCCATCAAAAGGAGCCCAGGGTCAGTCTGTGATTAAATATTGAAAGGAACAGGATACATAAATTTAGATTTTCACATAAAGGTGAATGTCTTTTACAATTTCTGAGCTATTACTTTGCCACCTTTTCATACTAATGCACCTACTGTACTTTATAGAATTATGAGGAATATCATTGTTAATAGTGAATGTTAATGAATAATTGCATTTAGCTCGATCTTTTACTGCAAGATGAATGAACTATGATAAAATCACAGTTAGCTGATGTACCTTAGAGCTTTGTTAATAAAAGTCAGTTGTTGCTTGACATGATAAATCATTGGCAATAAACCAGGTATATAAGCACTGAACATTCTGCAGAAGTTACCACAATAATAGacatgcttgaaaaaaaaagaagaattatagacaaaaaaaggggggggataaaaaaagtaaatacataaataaaataaaataaataaataaatactaccgTTCGAAAGTTTTGGGAATATCAACAAaggaaatgttccttgagcaaaatcagcatattaaatatgatttctgaaagatcgtctaacactaaagactggagtaatggctgctgaaaattcaacttcgccatcacagaaataacttacattttcaaatgtatttgaaatggattaattcaaatgaattattaaaatggaatagttattttaaactgcaatactatttcattactgttttaactgtattttggtgagcataagaaacgtcTATCAAAAACATTACCAACCTTAAACTTAGAAagagtaattaaaatattatttcacatgcTTATTTCTCAGACATAACAAACAAAGCATAAATATACAGTTCTATATGCAGGTATCTACTGTAGCTACTAACCATTTTGAGCAAAGTATCTCTAATTCTTCCTCAGAAGTGCTCATTATTTAAGCTCAATCTGATAAACGTTCCCCCTTACTCTTGGAAACTGAGTAAAGCCAGCCAGTCTAATTGCATATGTTGATTTTTGCCAGTGTTTGCcatattttttgtgtgcaatattcATCATATGGTCAGCAACAAATGGTCTGTGAGCGTGCACTCAATAAATTAGACAATAAAAACACCAAGTGTTCACCAAATACTATTTCTTTTGATTTACTGTTTCTGTCAACTGAACTGAGCTCTTTCGTTCTCCTGTCACAGCCACTGTCACCTATTGAACACAACGGGCCTGGTCTGGAGTACAAAGTAAGCTACAGAAGACAAGGCACTGGAGAGGACTGGACGGAGCACATGGTGAAGAGGCACTCGTTCGTTGTTAAAAACACCCCAACGTTCGTCCTTTATGAGATCAAAATTCAGGCCAAGAACCACGCGGGCTGGGGTCCAGACCCTGAAATAATAACAGCGTACTCAGGAGAGGATTGTAAGTAGGAGCAACCTCCATTGTGTCTGAGCTGTGGAGATGAGCATGCATTCAAATAAGCCAATACCACTGACATTTCACTCACTGTCAAAGCATTGCAGAAGACAAAGCAGGTGAAGATTTTGAAAGACGCATCTGTCTGTAAGGGTCTTATTACATTGCAAATAAACATTGCCTGTAAACGGAAACTCATACCCCCACCCCAGCAAAAGTGCAGTACATGTGTGACGAGAAGATCTAACCTAGAGGACAGAAAACACTGATGAAATACCATCTTGCCTTTACACGACATCCAAACAGTAGCGATGATATACCGATTTGTTGTGCCTTATTGAGGATATTAAATTGCACAACGGGGAACGATTTCCTCATTCAGAGTCTTTGTAGACTAACAAATGAAATGTTATCATGGCTATGAGCTATTTACATTTGTAGCTATAATTATTCTCTTGCCTTCAGTTTTCTTTTGGAGTTGCCCTCCCGATGTTATCTCAGGTTACTACGTCTCGATTAGTTTAGTCCCCTTTTCTTtctaagtctctctctcttttttatttttctcttatcTTATTTGCCAGTGTTGGGGAGCAACTAGCTGAAAGTAGTGAATGAATGCTAAATTGCTGTTTGTGCGTATGCAAGCTGATGGAATGAAAGTATGATTCATTCAAGTGAACCACTTCATTTTGAAGGttcatgtggaaaaaaaaaatatattcagaaatGAGTCACCTGTTAGAATCCCTGCATGACAGagatttttcttttcagattccTTAATTGTTCTGTTAAGGAttcttttaatacttttaaagagATGgtgcacaaaaataataataataataataattctgtcataattttctcaaCTTCAGCTGATTACAAACCTTCCTCTGCAGAACACAcaataagttattttgaagaatgttggtaaccaaacagttttgattCCCCTTGATTTCCATTGATTAGCACTGATTTCCGGTCAAATTTTATAGAAATTCAGAGTATATTTTTGATTAACACTTATGACTGCTCAAAAAAGGTGACATTTATTAaagctaacatttttttaacaaaacaacataacTGTTATTCTAGAATGTGctgaatgtaataaatatattttaatcacattttcatGCTGCAATAagcattatattttacagtagtgTGTTTGAGACAAATATAACAACAGTCATGTTGAAACCTGGGTCAAAATGGATTCAAACGCAAAAAGTTTAAATGgggatattttaaaaacatacctTAAATGAAGTGTATTTTGATAGTATTTAAACAAGTTTGGTTTCCATactaaaaaatatgcattttttcaaaacataCCCAAATGCATCATGAGGGTTTTCAAATATTGCATAAGGGCTGTTAATaatacagtgtttaaaaagtggATCTTGTTTCCAACCCTaatagttatatagttataattaaaaaatatattgcttccATCAGTGTAGCTAGCTTAATTatagaatatacagtatgttaaatatttaaaattatatgtagCTTAGCTTGGCAAGGTAGAGTTTTAATGTtgcttccccaacactggtgttTACAAGgttttattccattataatcataTCTCTTCCCATTAGCAAGTGTCATGGTGTCAGTGAGATTGTGAGATTACTTAGATTGTGTATGGTAAATCACCGAAGTATAGGCACTTTGCCAAGCGTTTGATAACGAAATGTAGTtacaaagcataaaaacaatattatagtcCATAATTCCACATAAATAACTATTACTGCCGCCACAGTTTTTCCCATGATTACCCACAAAATTACACCACATTTCTTGGTGATTATTTCACGGATATAGCTGAATCTAATTCACTGGCATTATCTTGATTTAGGAGCAGTGTAATCTGAAGGCAGCTATATAGAGCTTTTTGCAATATTTAATTTGCATGTTATTCGTCCATAGTCCCCTCAGCAGCTCCAGAGAATGTAGCCATAGACGGGATGAACAACACCATGGTGAAGGTCAGATGGGATCATGTTCACAAGGACAAACTCAATGGACATCTGGGGGGCTACAGGGTAATTCCACACCAACATGTGTTTTGCTTTGTAGCCATGGTTTAAAGGCCAGTGACCCCTATTTTGACCTTGAAGCTCTTCTTGTTTCCCAGCAAGCTGTCAAAACTATCCACATGTATTAATCGATGGTGGTATTTTACTTATTAGCTGTATTTCACTACCTATGGACTAATCTAACCTCATGTACTTACAGATAAGCTTTTGGAGGCTTCGTAGTCTGCTGAACTCAAAGAAGACACATGGTGACAAACACACATTGACATTCTCAGGCGAGAGGAACCATACGGTGATCACAGGGCTTAAGCCGTTCTCTGAATACAGCCTCATTGTCATGGCCTTTAACAGCAGAGGAAACGGACCTGGCAGTCATCCAATCAGCTTCCAAACACCTGAGGGAGGTGAGTGAGGAGAGACGTGTGTGAACACTTGAGCTAAACATAACACATTTGGTTTTGTGATTTAAGGCTTTTGCACAGATTCCACCCCCCCACCAACACACACCCCCAGCTTCATACTATCTGTCCAGTTGAAGCGTATCAAATACATTTGATATTTAGAGCCTACTTTAGAACACACATTGTTATTATTTgtcatgtttctgtgtgagtttattgtttttgaaacaattttaaaattcttgTAGTGTGTAATCCTCGGTCGTTTAGTGTATAGTATAACGCCCAGTTGTTCTGTGTAACCAGTTCCAAGTcagcaagtgtatgatgcctagtgttaaGTTAAAATACGTTCCAATTTTAAAAGTCGAGTAGCACATCCAGCCTTTAGTTAACCTTAAAAGACATGCTATGTTCCAATTTGCATACTATACATcctaaatcatatttaaaattagaattaGTGTGTCCGAAATCATAGTATGCTGCAAATGCATGCTCAATCTAATGGCTAATattagaaattcaattaaaaataaagagtGTTAAAAATCATGTCAGTGTGAGACTGATGGTTAAGGAAGGGATTGGTTCTGGTTTGTCATGTGACCAATCTAGAATATCTGGAAACAAGTTTGAAAACCTGGAAATGCAAATGAGATGTGAGACCTTTGATGTAGGGGAAGATGTctttcatggaagaaagaaagtcacaaagTTTtggaatgaacaaatgaataataatgaccatttttgtgtgaaacgttcctttaaattattaatatatctgtcaattctttctttctttcattcccTTCCTGCAGTTCCTGGTCAAGTGTCTGCTCTCAGTGTTACAAACGTCCAAAATCACAAGATTACCTTGACCTGGTCTCCTCCGGTTGACGCAAATGGACTCATAATTGGCTACATCCTCCAATATCAGCTAAGTATGTGAACATTGCATTTCTAATTTGCTCATAACCATCGCTATAAATGTCTGCATCTTGTTGTGAGGGTTATGTGCTGGGGTTTGAGTAAACAGCTTTTATTTCTGATATTCATTTTTTACATGGCCAATGACGCAGCTGCATTATTGGTCATTACAGTGATTCTACAGTGAAACCACAAACCACTGGATTTGTATTGAATGTTTTTAGACTCAGTCATTTAAAGTGCCAGAGTACAGAAGTAAATTTGTTTGACACAgacagggatgggcagtatttatgatacatgtatttcaaatacgtatttcaaatacaaaatagtattttgtaatttgtatttgataGGGTGGATGCAAATGGCTTCCTATTTTGTATCAAAATActtcagtgttttgtatttttgtagttttaaaatactgtaaaatactttgTAAGAAGTCTACATGATGACACCATAAAAATGTGGCCTCTGATTGGTGCCTGCTCAATAGACTAGTTTGCCCGGATTTGTTGAGATCAGAACAGAAAATTCATTCATATGGAAGAAGGTGGTCAAGGTAAGAAACGTGCAGGCTGCCAgctttccaattttttttttttttttttttttttttttatgcataaattgctttaatttttaaCAGTACATGTTAAGTTTTGGTGTTCATTTTAGTAGCCTAGGCTAAATAGTTTACCAATTAACAATGTTCTTAAAAACTATTATACCAAGCAGCAGCCCCACAATTAACGTTAGCTTGCTACTTTCAGCCTATGTTAACTTCATCGgttgtacacaaaaaaaataaaaaaataaaataaataataataataataatacagtgtttcagtgttgtacaacattacattttaatgccaTGATATTGGTGTAATGGTAAACTCGCGTGGagcagcagcatttactgtgagcCGCCATGAGAAACTTGTTTTGCTTAAAGGCATCAGTAGCTAAAGAGACCTCTGCAATGTAGTCCACAGGCTACACACACTCATTCAGTAcactcccttacacacacacacacacacacacacacacacacacacacacacacacacacacacacacacacacacacacacacacacacaaacttactttCTCTCACCCACATTCACACATAAGTTTGACTGTTTCTGTTAGAAAGTTTCAAATGTTTTGGAATACCTGTTCTGTAATATTCTCTTTTGGATTATAAGTAAATGTTCTTACTACATTATTAATGTGTATGTGTCCACTATACTTCTATGGCTCTGAATAGATTCAGTGGTTGGAGTTGGGTTAATACTCCTTGACAAGTTCTGTTGCTATACTTTCTGTTTACATTTCaggctacatttaaaaaacaaaacatattgatcatttaataattgtttaaaagctaaaatgtttgttttaagctTCCAAATAGTTGTCCAatgattgataaataaatgtttgattacTGAATATTGTACCCTAATTGAAGTAGCGGTTTAGTAGGATCATGATTTTACGTACCATTGCATACCTGACacacaattataatatttatgattaacattcaaatgattaattagttaaaaacTTGTTGCTATGAATTCAGGTGCCATCACTTTGTTCAGTTTGCCATCATTGTTTGTCATTGAGTCAGTGTTGCTGATGCAAAGTAGGCAATTCGTTACCAAACACCAAGTAACTAAATTGGGATAAAATTATGAGTCATTCAcaaactgttaaacattaaactgttggTTACATTAAAACTAACCTTCATCTGGGAGATCACAGGGATATGTGAATGTTTGATCTGTTAACTGGTGGCATATGTCAGGTTTATTGCATGATTCGGGCAGAGAAATGCTGTTGCTCAAACATTGTTTACTTAATCAAGTCAGTGTAATAGTGAAGCAATAGATCAAATACGGCAATTGATGGAAGGTTTGCGAAGAAATTCCATGCTccgttttaaaagtttttttttttttttgtatttttaaaatacaaaaatacattagtttattttgatatatgg
This region includes:
- the LOC109049337 gene encoding neural cell adhesion molecule L1-like protein isoform X9 → MRLLRKILLLLGAFLNMSCRYQSNALDIPLEVLALVNMEQLPTITEHSPASLIAFPFEESFPVKCEATGNPGPEFKWTKNGQDFDPYQDPRLITLHDSGTFIIPNNGNLTEFQGNYRCFATNKLGTAMSEEIEFIVPNIPKFPKEIIDPIEVMEGQSVILECNPPKGIPPLQIYWMTLSLQHIEQDERVSVGLNGNLYFSNAIETDSRRDYCCFAAFPRIRTIVQKTAMSVVVKSNKLMKDSGSGRGYANSLLERKPSLLTPTGKESHTYLVKGEDLQLECIAEGFPTPKVEWVKIGFHKLPERAVVESHGKLLTIEMVNEEDEGKYMCRVKNPHGEVVHYFHVSVEEPPEFEIEPQSQLVTIGADVVIKCVVKANPQPSVVWRVNGRLLKEVPTSNRKVLKDGTISIHNAKPENSAVYQCEATNRHGTILVNANIMIMNIQPLILTENNLQYMAVEGKGVVMHCKVFSSPTSSITWSKTDSANSVEGERFSVYKNGSLEIHNVMKEDMGEYSCFAQNTEGKVAIAATLEVKDPTRIVDPPHDLRVLVGTTIQFSCQAEFDPSFGDDFEILWEKDGMALNGSENTRYILDDGVLEIINVSFGDQGFYVCVARTPVDQDMAVAQLSVVDVPDPPEDVVLSEHNGRSVKLQWIPGDDHNSSITKFVIEFEESQHEPGSWREMMRVPGNHHFALLNLHGHVDYRFRVSATNEVGRGRPSQATERYKTPASAPDKNPENIKIEGHLPHEMDLNWEPLSPIEHNGPGLEYKVSYRRQGTGEDWTEHMVKRHSFVVKNTPTFVLYEIKIQAKNHAGWGPDPEIITAYSGEDFPSAAPENVAIDGMNNTMVKVRWDHVHKDKLNGHLGGYRISFWRLRSLLNSKKTHGDKHTLTFSGERNHTVITGLKPFSEYSLIVMAFNSRGNGPGSHPISFQTPEGVPGQVSALSVTNVQNHKITLTWSPPVDANGLIIGYILQYQLINDTEELGSPTTLNISADSSKLHLQDLEAMSKYKFYLRCCTRVGCGPAVSEERTTVAEASLASIHGGISNQGWFIGLMCAIALLTLIVLIACFVNRNKGGKYSVKEKEDLHPDLESQGINDDTFCEYSDDEKPLKSSQHSLNGDLKGGDSGDSMVDYGDEDAHFNEDGSFIGEYSGRKERVSMEIKGNNQSTA